From the Chryseobacterium viscerum genome, one window contains:
- a CDS encoding acyl carrier protein: MEREKIVAIVNDFLVNEFEVDGDEISNDANLKNTLGLDSLDYIDMVVVIESNFGVKLGEADFKKMVTFDDFYTTIENKIAEKNA, encoded by the coding sequence ATGGAAAGGGAAAAAATTGTTGCTATCGTTAATGATTTTCTGGTAAACGAATTCGAGGTAGACGGAGACGAAATCAGTAATGATGCCAACCTTAAAAATACACTAGGCTTAGACAGCCTGGACTATATCGACATGGTAGTCGTGATCGAATCCAATTTCGGGGTGAAATTAGGAGAAGCAGATTTCAAAAAAATGGTAACATTTGATGATTTCTATACAACGATTGAAAATAA